A region from the Populus trichocarpa isolate Nisqually-1 chromosome 18, P.trichocarpa_v4.1, whole genome shotgun sequence genome encodes:
- the LOC7462961 gene encoding E3 ubiquitin-protein ligase At1g63170, whose translation MDVASTELHSENQTDTFPLLMERQENPNSSEHIIDIRNEVSVSPSHNRISTGLEASLHEDRPLSGVRAPTSPPPTSLSNGTNSRSSSLIRRGEARRRRSPLNSGLWISVELVLTLSQIIASIVVLSVSRKEHPRAPLFAWIVGYASGCVATLPLLYWRYSHRNQALEQDSAQNHQGSAHINVPAGPFSLSVSRNSEGEDRRSATTSPRGGQNAVLNARLKVLLEYFKMALDCFFAVWFVVGNVWIFGSHSSAEEAPNLYRLCIVFLTFSCIGYAMPFILCATICCCLPCIISILGFREDLTQTRGATPESIDALPTHKFKLIKNRNGEDSSSGAADGGIVAAGTEKERVISGEDAVCCICLAKYANNDELRELPCSHFFHKDCVDKWLKINASCPLCKSEVGESILGSLPGLNSSQRRVENGAGNGMASTMF comes from the exons ATGGATGTTGCCTCAACGGAACTACATTCTGAAAATCAGACTGACACTTTCCCATTGTTAATGGAGCGGCAAGAGAATCCTAACAGTAGTGAGCATATTATTGACATACGTAACGAGGTCTCTGTATCACCATCTCACAATAGAATTTCAACTGGTTTGGAAGCGTCATTGCATGAGGACAGACCTTTGAGTGGCGTGAGAGCACCCACTTCTCCGCCTCCGACATCTTTGTCTAATGGAACAAACTCTCGGAGCTCCTCATTAATAAGGAGAGGGGAAGCTCGTCGACGCAGGAGTCCTTTGAACTCTGGTTTATGGATTTCTGTTGAATTGGTTCTCACGTTGAGCCAGATTATTGCGTCTATTGTTGTTTTGTCTGTGTCGAGGAAGGAACATCCACGTGCACCATTGTTTGCATGGATTGTTGGTTATGCATCAGGATGTGTGGCAACCCTCCCTCTTCTTTACTGGCGTTATAGTCATCGTAACCAGGCTTTGGAGCAAGACTCAGCTCAAAATCATCAGGGTTCTGCACATATTAACGTTCCTGCAGGACCCTTTTCTCTTTCAGTTAGTAGGAATTCAGAAGGGGAGGATCGCCGATCTGCTACTACATCACCTAGAGGTGGCCAAAATGCAGTACTGAATGCAAG ACTCAAGGTTTTGTTGGAATACTTCAAAATGGCTTTGGATTGCTTTTTCGCAGTTTGGTTTGTGGTTGGCAATGTGTGGATATTTGGAAGCCACTCATCTGCGGAGGAGGCTCCAAACTTGTACAG GTTATGCATAGTGTTTCTTACATTTAGCTGTATCGGATATGCTATGCCCTTTATTCTGTGTGCAACAATCTGCTGTTGCTTGCCTTGTATAATTTCTATTCTCGGGTTTAGAGAGGATCTGACACAGACAAGGGGAGCCACACCCGAATCAATTGATGCCTTGCCAACGCACAAGTTTAAGCtgattaaaaatagaaatggtgAGGATAGCAGCTCTGGTGCTGCTGATGGTGGGATCGTGGCTGCAGGGACAGAAAAGGAACGTGTGATTTCAGGAGAAGATGCA GTTTGCTGCATTTGTTTGGCAAAATATGCAAACAATGATGAGCTGAGGGAGCTACCATGTTCTCATTTCTTCCATAAGGATTGTGTAGACAAGTGGCTGAAGATCAATGCATCATGTCCTCTTTGCAAGAGTGAGGTCGGTGAAAGTATTTTAGGTTCACTCCCCGGGTTAAATTCTAGCCAGAGACGGGTTGAAAATGGGGCCGGCAATGGCATGGCCAGCACCATGTTTTGA